The proteins below are encoded in one region of Hordeum vulgare subsp. vulgare chromosome 3H, MorexV3_pseudomolecules_assembly, whole genome shotgun sequence:
- the LOC123439153 gene encoding PR5-like receptor kinase: protein MGAASALFLFVLVITGEAATLGITNQCSYTVWPAVVPGGGRQLDPGEAWVLDVPAGNTSGRVWARTGCTFHGEGNVSSCQTGDCGGLLACTAYGRPPSTLGEFAFGGLNAVDSFDISFMDGFNVPMDFLPVPVQVQGRAGCVKGPRCPANITSQCPTELKAPGGCNSACRVLKQDKYCCTGSAAHNCSTTNYSVFFKKMCPDAYSYPKDDPSSTFSCPTGTNYQVVFCPLMNQAMSPPAESPVALPAPIGPTSMKPKSSTVTRVVTILAPVGSFILLTVVFLLAYFICKRRTHRQHEMEEEEEFGELQGTPIRFTYQQLKAATEQFADKLGEGGFGSVFKGKFGDEMIAVKRLDRAGQGKREFSAEVQTIGRIHHINLVSLIGFCAEKSYRLLVYEYMHKGSLDRWIYCRHDNDAPPLDWSIRCKIITHIAKGLSYLHEECTKRIAHLDVKPQNILLDDEFNAKLSDFGLCKLIDRDMSQVVTRMRGTPGYLAPEWLTSQITEKADVYSFGVVVMEVISGRKNLDTSRSEESIHLITLLEEKVKNDHLVDLIDRNSNDMQAHKQDAIQMMKLAMWCLQIDCQRRPKMSEVVKVLEGAMSADNNIDHNFVVARNVISSVPPLSSHVSGPN, encoded by the coding sequence ATGGGCGCCGCTTCCGCTCTCTTCCTCTTCGTCCTCGTTATCACGGGCGAGGCCGCCACACTAGGAATCACCAACCAATGCTCCTACACCGTGTGGCCGGCCGTCGTGCCGGGAGGTGGCCGGCAGCTCGATCCAGGGGAGGCATGGGTGCTGGACGTCCCCGCCGGCAACACATCCGGCCGCGTCTGGGCACGGACGGGCTGCACGTTCCATGGCGAAGGTAACGTGTCGTCGTGCCAAACTGGTGACTGCGGCGGCTTGCTCGCCTGCACAGCCTATGGCCGGCCGCCCAGCACGCTCGGTGAGTTCGCGTTTGGCGGCCTCAACGCCGTGGATTCCTTCGACATCTCCTTCATGGACGGCTTCAACGTGCCCATGGACTTCCTGCCGGTGCCGGTTCAGGTTCAAGGAAGGGCAGGGTGCGTCAAGGGGCCGCGCTGTCCAGCCAACATCACATCGCAGTGCCCAACAGAGCTGAAGGCTCCGGGGGGTTGTAACAGTGCATGCAGGGTGTTGAAGCAGGACAAATACTGTTGTACCGGGAGCGCGGCACACAATTGCAGCACCACCAACTACTCGGTCTTCTTTAAGAAGATGTGCCCAGATGCCTACAGCTACCCCAAGGATGATCCCAGCAGCACTTTCAGTTGCCCGACGGGCACCAACTACCAGGTCGTCTTTTGTCCCCTGATGAATCAAGCAATGTCGCCTCCAGCTGAAAGTCCCGTGGCTCTGCCTGCGCCTATTGGGCCAACAAGCATGAAACCAAAATCCTCCACTGTAACAAGAGTTGTGACAATTCTAGCTCCTGTAGGCAGCTTCATTTTGCttaccgtcgtcttcctcctcgcctacTTTATATGTAAGCGGAGAACACATAGACAAcatgagatggaggaggaggaagagtttgGGGAGCTACAAGGAACACCAATCAGGTTCACATATCAACAGCTAAAAGCAGCAACCGAGCAATTTGCAGACAAGCTAGGGGAAGGAGGATTTGGGTCTGTTTTCAAGGGAAAATTTGGGGATGAAATGATTGCAGTAAAACGTTTGGATCGAGCTGGTCAGGGCAAAAGAGAATTTTCTGCAGAGGTTCAGACAATTGGCAGGATTCATCATATTAATCTGGTGAGTTTGATTGGTTTCTGTGCAGAGAAATCCTATAGGCTCCTGGTGTATGAGTATATGCACAAAGGATCCTTGGATAGATGGATCTATTGTCGACATGACAACGATGCTCCTCCTTTGGATTGGAGCATCCGGTGCAAAATTATCACTCACATAGCTAAGGGTCTCTCTTATCTTCACGAGGAGTGCACAAAACGGATTGCTCATTTGGATGTCAAACCACAAAACATCCTCTTAGATGATGAATTCAATGCTAAACTTTCTGATTTTGGACTATGCAAGCTCATTGATAGGGATATGAGCCAGGTGGTTACTAGAATGAGAGGCACACCTGGATATTTAGCTCCTGAATGGTTAACATCGCAAATCACAGAAAAGGCTGACGTCTACAGCTTTGGTGTTGTGGTCATGGAAGTCATCAGCGGAAGAAAGAACCTCGACACTTCCCGGTCAGAAGAGAGCATCCATCTTATTACCCTATTGGAGGAAAAGGTTAAAAACGACCACTTGGTAGATTTGATTGACAGGAACAGCAACGACATGCAAGCACATAAGCAGGATGCAATTCAGATGATGAAGCTCGCGATGTGGTGTTTGCAGATTGATTGCCAAAGAAGGCCTAAAATGTCTGAGGTGGTCAAGGTCTTGGAAGGTGCCATGAGTGCAGACAACAATATTGATCATAACTTTGTTGTTGCTAGGAATGTGATCTCCTCAGTTCCACCTCTATCTTCACATGTATCGGGGCCCAACTGA
- the LOC123439155 gene encoding PR5-like receptor kinase isoform X1, whose amino-acid sequence MGAASALFLFVLVITGEAATLGITNQCSYTVWPAVVPGGGRQLDPGEAWVLDVPAGNTSGRVWARTGCTFHGEGNVSSCQTGDCGGLLACTAYGRPPSTLGEFAFGGLNAVDSFDISFMDGFNVPMDFLPVPVQVQGRAGCVKGPRCPANITSQCPTELKAPGGCNSACRVLKQDKYCCTGSAAHNCSTTNYSVFFKKMCPDAYSYPKDDPSSTFSCPTGTNYQVVFCPLMNQAMSPPAESPVALPAPIGPTSMKPKSSTVTRVVTILAPVGSFILLTVVFLLAYFICKRRTHRQHEMEEEEEFGELQGTPIRFTYQQLKAATEQFADKLGEGGFGSVFKGKFGDEMIAVKRLDRAGQGKREFSAEVQTIGRIHHINLVSLIGFCAEKSYRLLVYEYMHKGSLDRWIYCRHDNDAPPLDWSIRCKIITHIAKGLSYLHEECTKRIAHLDVKPQNILLDDEFNAKLSDFGLCKLIDRDMSQVVTRMRGTPGYLAPEWLTSQITEKADVYSFGVVVMEVISGRKNLDTSRSEESIHLITLLEEKVKNDHLVDLIDRNSNDMQAHKQDAIQMMKLAMWCLQIDCQRRPKMSEVVKVLEGAMSADNNIDHNFVVARNVISSVPPLSSHVSGPN is encoded by the coding sequence ATGGGCGCCGCTTCCGCTCTCTTCCTCTTCGTCCTCGTTATCACGGGCGAGGCCGCCACACTAGGAATCACCAACCAATGCTCCTACACCGTGTGGCCGGCCGTCGTGCCGGGAGGTGGCCGGCAGCTCGATCCAGGGGAGGCATGGGTGCTGGACGTCCCCGCCGGCAACACATCCGGCCGCGTCTGGGCACGGACGGGCTGCACGTTCCATGGCGAAGGTAACGTGTCGTCGTGCCAAACTGGTGACTGCGGCGGCTTGCTCGCCTGCACAGCCTATGGCCGGCCGCCCAGCACGCTCGGTGAGTTCGCGTTTGGCGGCCTCAACGCCGTGGATTCCTTCGACATCTCCTTCATGGACGGCTTCAACGTGCCCATGGACTTCCTGCCGGTGCCGGTTCAGGTTCAAGGAAGGGCAGGGTGCGTCAAGGGGCCGCGCTGTCCAGCCAACATCACATCGCAGTGCCCAACAGAGCTGAAGGCTCCGGGGGGTTGTAACAGTGCATGCAGGGTGTTGAAGCAGGACAAATACTGCTGTACCGGGAGCGCGGCACACAATTGCAGCACCACCAACTACTCGGTCTTCTTTAAGAAGATGTGCCCAGATGCCTACAGCTACCCCAAGGATGATCCCAGCAGCACTTTCAGTTGCCCGACGGGCACCAACTACCAGGTCGTCTTTTGTCCCCTGATGAATCAAGCAATGTCGCCTCCAGCTGAAAGTCCCGTGGCTCTGCCTGCGCCTATTGGGCCAACAAGCATGAAACCAAAATCCTCCACTGTAACAAGAGTTGTGACAATTCTAGCTCCTGTAGGCAGCTTCATTTTGCttaccgtcgtcttcctcctcgcctacTTTATATGTAAGCGGAGAACACATAGACAAcatgagatggaggaggaggaagagtttgGGGAGCTACAAGGAACACCAATCAGGTTCACATATCAACAGCTAAAAGCAGCAACCGAGCAATTTGCAGACAAGCTAGGGGAAGGAGGATTTGGGTCTGTTTTCAAGGGAAAATTTGGGGATGAAATGATTGCAGTAAAACGTTTGGATCGAGCTGGTCAGGGCAAAAGAGAATTTTCTGCAGAGGTTCAGACAATTGGCAGGATTCATCATATTAATCTGGTGAGTTTGATTGGTTTCTGTGCAGAGAAATCCTATAGGCTCCTGGTGTATGAGTATATGCACAAAGGATCCTTGGATAGATGGATCTATTGTCGACATGACAACGATGCTCCTCCTTTGGATTGGAGCATCCGGTGCAAAATTATCACTCACATAGCTAAGGGTCTCTCTTATCTTCACGAGGAGTGCACAAAACGGATTGCTCATTTGGATGTCAAACCACAAAACATCCTCTTAGATGATGAATTCAATGCTAAACTTTCTGATTTTGGACTATGCAAGCTCATTGATAGGGATATGAGCCAGGTGGTTACTAGAATGAGAGGCACACCTGGATATTTAGCTCCTGAATGGTTAACATCGCAAATCACAGAAAAGGCTGACGTCTACAGCTTTGGTGTTGTGGTCATGGAAGTCATCAGCGGAAGAAAGAACCTCGACACTTCCCGGTCAGAAGAGAGCATCCATCTTATTACCCTATTGGAGGAAAAGGTTAAAAACGACCACTTGGTAGATTTGATTGACAGGAACAGCAACGACATGCAAGCACATAAGCAGGATGCAATTCAGATGATGAAGCTCGCGATGTGGTGTTTGCAGATTGATTGCCAAAGAAGGCCTAAAATGTCTGAGGTGGTCAAGGTCTTGGAAGGTGCCATGAGTGCAGACAACAATATTGATCATAACTTTGTTGTTGCTAGGAATGTGATCTCCTCAGTTCCACCTCTATCTTCACATGTATCGGGGCCCAACTGA
- the LOC123439154 gene encoding PR5-like receptor kinase produces MGAASALFLFILVITGEAATLGITNQCSYTVWPAVVPGGGRQLDPGEAWVLDVPAGNTSGRVWARTGCTFHGEGNVSSCQTGDCGGLLACTAYGRPPSTLGEFAFGGLNAVDSFDISFMDGFNVPMDFLPVPVQVQGRAGCVKGPRCPANITSQCPTELKAPGGCNSACRVLKQDKYCCTGSAAHNCSTTNYSVFFKKMCPDAYSYPKDDPSSTFSCPTGTNYQVVFCPLMNQAMSPPAESPVALPAPIGPTSMKPKSSTVTRVVTILAPVGSFILLTVVFLLAYFICKRRTHRQHEMEEEEEFGELQGTPIRFTYQQLKAATEQFADKLGEGGFGSVFKGKFGDEMIAVKRLDRAGQGKREFSAEVQTIGRIHHINLVSLIGFCAEKSYRLLVYEYMHKGSLDRWIYCRHDNDAPPLDWSIRCKIITHIAKGLSYLHEECTKRIAHLDVKPQNILLDDEFNAKLSDFGLCKLIDRDMSQVVTRMRGTPGYLAPEWLTSQITEKADVYSFGVVVMEVISGRKNLDTSRSEESIHLITLLEEKVKNDHLVDLIDRNSNDMQAHKQDAIQMMKLAMWCLQIDCQRRPKMSEVVKVLEGAMSADNNIDHNFVVARNVISSVPPLSSHVSGPN; encoded by the coding sequence ATGGGCGCCGCTTCCGCTCTCTTCCTCTTCATCCTCGTTATCACGGGCGAGGCCGCCACACTAGGAATCACCAACCAATGCTCCTACACCGTGTGGCCGGCCGTCGTGCCGGGAGGTGGCCGGCAGCTCGATCCAGGGGAGGCATGGGTGCTGGACGTCCCCGCCGGCAACACATCCGGCCGCGTCTGGGCACGGACGGGCTGCACGTTCCATGGCGAAGGTAACGTGTCGTCGTGCCAAACTGGTGACTGCGGCGGCTTGCTCGCCTGCACAGCCTATGGCCGGCCGCCCAGCACGCTCGGTGAGTTCGCGTTTGGCGGCCTCAACGCCGTGGATTCCTTCGACATCTCCTTCATGGACGGCTTCAACGTGCCCATGGACTTCCTGCCGGTGCCGGTTCAGGTTCAAGGAAGGGCAGGGTGCGTCAAGGGGCCGCGCTGTCCAGCCAACATCACATCGCAGTGCCCAACAGAGCTGAAGGCTCCGGGGGGTTGTAACAGTGCATGCAGGGTGTTGAAGCAGGACAAATACTGCTGTACCGGGAGCGCGGCACACAATTGCAGCACCACCAACTACTCGGTCTTCTTTAAGAAGATGTGCCCAGATGCCTACAGCTACCCCAAGGATGATCCCAGCAGCACTTTCAGTTGCCCGACGGGCACCAACTACCAGGTCGTCTTTTGTCCCCTGATGAATCAAGCAATGTCGCCTCCAGCTGAAAGTCCCGTGGCTCTGCCTGCGCCTATTGGGCCAACAAGCATGAAACCAAAATCCTCCACTGTAACAAGAGTTGTGACAATTCTAGCTCCTGTAGGCAGCTTCATTTTGCttaccgtcgtcttcctcctcgcctacTTTATATGTAAGCGGAGAACACATAGACAAcatgagatggaggaggaggaagagtttgGGGAGCTACAAGGAACACCAATCAGGTTCACATATCAACAGCTAAAAGCAGCAACCGAGCAATTTGCAGACAAGCTAGGGGAAGGAGGATTTGGGTCTGTTTTCAAGGGAAAATTTGGGGATGAAATGATTGCAGTAAAACGTTTGGATCGAGCTGGTCAGGGCAAAAGAGAATTTTCTGCAGAGGTTCAGACAATTGGCAGGATTCATCATATTAATCTGGTGAGTTTGATTGGTTTCTGTGCAGAGAAATCCTATAGGCTCCTGGTGTATGAGTATATGCACAAAGGATCCTTGGATAGATGGATCTATTGTCGACATGACAACGATGCTCCTCCTTTGGATTGGAGCATCCGGTGCAAAATTATCACTCACATAGCTAAGGGTCTCTCTTATCTTCACGAGGAGTGCACAAAACGGATTGCTCATTTGGATGTCAAACCACAAAACATCCTCTTAGATGATGAATTCAATGCTAAACTTTCTGATTTTGGACTATGCAAGCTCATTGATAGGGATATGAGCCAGGTGGTTACTAGAATGAGAGGCACACCTGGATATTTAGCTCCTGAATGGTTAACATCGCAAATCACAGAAAAGGCTGACGTCTACAGCTTTGGTGTTGTGGTCATGGAAGTCATCAGCGGAAGAAAGAACCTCGACACTTCCCGGTCAGAAGAGAGCATCCATCTTATTACCCTATTGGAGGAAAAGGTTAAAAACGACCACTTGGTAGATTTGATTGACAGGAACAGCAACGACATGCAAGCACATAAGCAGGATGCAATTCAGATGATGAAGCTCGCGATGTGGTGTTTGCAGATTGATTGCCAAAGAAGGCCTAAAATGTCTGAGGTGGTCAAGGTCTTGGAAGGTGCCATGAGTGCAGACAACAATATTGATCATAACTTTGTTGTTGCTAGGAATGTGATCTCCTCAGTTCCACCTCTATCTTCACATGTATCGGGGCCCAACTGA
- the LOC123439155 gene encoding PR5-like receptor kinase isoform X2, producing the protein MAVVSATSALHLLPLLLLLLVITGEAATLGITNQCSYTVWPAVVPGGGRQLDPGEAWVLDVPAGNTSGRVWARTGCTFHGEGNVSSCQTGDCGGLLACTAYGRPPSTLGEFAFGGLNAVDSFDISFMDGFNVPMDFLPVPVQVQGRAGCVKGPRCPANITSQCPTELKAPGGCNSACRVLKQDKYCCTGSAAHNCSTTNYSVFFKKMCPDAYSYPKDDPSSTFSCPTGTNYQVVFCPLMNQAMSPPAESPVALPAPIGPTSMKPKSSTVTRVVTILAPVGSFILLTVVFLLAYFICKRRTHRQHEMEEEEEFGELQGTPIRFTYQQLKAATEQFADKLGEGGFGSVFKGKFGDEMIAVKRLDRAGQGKREFSAEVQTIGRIHHINLVSLIGFCAEKSYRLLVYEYMHKGSLDRWIYCRHDNDAPPLDWSIRCKIITHIAKGLSYLHEECTKRIAHLDVKPQNILLDDEFNAKLSDFGLCKLIDRDMSQVVTRMRGTPGYLAPEWLTSQITEKADVYSFGVVVMEVISGRKNLDTSRSEESIHLITLLEEKVKNDHLVDLIDRNSNDMQAHKQDAIQMMKLAMWCLQIDCQRRPKMSEVVKVLEGAMSADNNIDHNFVVARNVISSVPPLSSHVSGPN; encoded by the exons ATGGCAGTGGTGAGTGCCACTTCggctctccacctcctgcctctcctcctcctcc TCCTCGTTATCACGGGCGAGGCCGCCACACTAGGAATCACCAACCAATGCTCCTACACCGTGTGGCCGGCCGTCGTGCCGGGAGGTGGCCGGCAGCTCGATCCAGGGGAGGCATGGGTGCTGGACGTCCCCGCCGGCAACACATCCGGCCGCGTCTGGGCACGGACGGGCTGCACGTTCCATGGCGAAGGTAACGTGTCGTCGTGCCAAACTGGTGACTGCGGCGGCTTGCTCGCCTGCACAGCCTATGGCCGGCCGCCCAGCACGCTCGGTGAGTTCGCGTTTGGCGGCCTCAACGCCGTGGATTCCTTCGACATCTCCTTCATGGACGGCTTCAACGTGCCCATGGACTTCCTGCCGGTGCCGGTTCAGGTTCAAGGAAGGGCAGGGTGCGTCAAGGGGCCGCGCTGTCCAGCCAACATCACATCGCAGTGCCCAACAGAGCTGAAGGCTCCGGGGGGTTGTAACAGTGCATGCAGGGTGTTGAAGCAGGACAAATACTGCTGTACCGGGAGCGCGGCACACAATTGCAGCACCACCAACTACTCGGTCTTCTTTAAGAAGATGTGCCCAGATGCCTACAGCTACCCCAAGGATGATCCCAGCAGCACTTTCAGTTGCCCGACGGGCACCAACTACCAGGTCGTCTTTTGTCCCCTGATGAATCAAGCAATGTCGCCTCCAGCTGAAAGTCCCGTGGCTCTGCCTGCGCCTATTGGGCCAACAAGCATGAAACCAAAATCCTCCACTGTAACAAGAGTTGTGACAATTCTAGCTCCTGTAGGCAGCTTCATTTTGCttaccgtcgtcttcctcctcgcctacTTTATATGTAAGCGGAGAACACATAGACAAcatgagatggaggaggaggaagagtttgGGGAGCTACAAGGAACACCAATCAGGTTCACATATCAACAGCTAAAAGCAGCAACCGAGCAATTTGCAGACAAGCTAGGGGAAGGAGGATTTGGGTCTGTTTTCAAGGGAAAATTTGGGGATGAAATGATTGCAGTAAAACGTTTGGATCGAGCTGGTCAGGGCAAAAGAGAATTTTCTGCAGAGGTTCAGACAATTGGCAGGATTCATCATATTAATCTGGTGAGTTTGATTGGTTTCTGTGCAGAGAAATCCTATAGGCTCCTGGTGTATGAGTATATGCACAAAGGATCCTTGGATAGATGGATCTATTGTCGACATGACAACGATGCTCCTCCTTTGGATTGGAGCATCCGGTGCAAAATTATCACTCACATAGCTAAGGGTCTCTCTTATCTTCACGAGGAGTGCACAAAACGGATTGCTCATTTGGATGTCAAACCACAAAACATCCTCTTAGATGATGAATTCAATGCTAAACTTTCTGATTTTGGACTATGCAAGCTCATTGATAGGGATATGAGCCAGGTGGTTACTAGAATGAGAGGCACACCTGGATATTTAGCTCCTGAATGGTTAACATCGCAAATCACAGAAAAGGCTGACGTCTACAGCTTTGGTGTTGTGGTCATGGAAGTCATCAGCGGAAGAAAGAACCTCGACACTTCCCGGTCAGAAGAGAGCATCCATCTTATTACCCTATTGGAGGAAAAGGTTAAAAACGACCACTTGGTAGATTTGATTGACAGGAACAGCAACGACATGCAAGCACATAAGCAGGATGCAATTCAGATGATGAAGCTCGCGATGTGGTGTTTGCAGATTGATTGCCAAAGAAGGCCTAAAATGTCTGAGGTGGTCAAGGTCTTGGAAGGTGCCATGAGTGCAGACAACAATATTGATCATAACTTTGTTGTTGCTAGGAATGTGATCTCCTCAGTTCCACCTCTATCTTCACATGTATCGGGGCCCAACTGA